The Colias croceus chromosome 21, ilColCroc2.1 genome window below encodes:
- the LOC123701554 gene encoding zinc finger and SCAN domain-containing protein 12-like, giving the protein MFSDEEIKESGLTRPGDELISIHEVCLVDKYDKKDFGFNSEPLLFNSGRSNLDHLRFFRDGFLEGLEQQQARFAWTEEDGNIASLVSAPGFGTGTTFGKELEADLSSDLKEADTSSTTTGKNSNGLIFTPKPYVEPSTVSSTSGTTNTDTQKPKGKNACKIDKKDPRSRLHFVKYIKRHGRTIKLWECGICSREFQHQYTLMRHLPTHTDERNYHCDECSKSFRQLSTLSQHRAIHSAERPYACEVCNKTFNRVSTLISHRKTHSDEKPYRCHMCPKGFHQKGNLRNHLFTHTNERPYRCNICNKGFNQQSNLVCHKNKAHPDENGETISIDKIWSQNYRQKATKAKPHKSRPPSEHCEVSSSVGPYIPPESLKWDQSDSAWSNGVIVDPIKTYHMGVAMATRQTPFALLQSDSGLPVLVKVVDTKLPGGKQMLVPATAEDLRVGGKIVMKEDEFDYIVQDVDVETLPAAGAVQIRVPVVATVVPRIRPGGGLHLAVREPHTAYRAAPPGENNGEPCISISQEPHTSSCHKMLNNLNTKETNNNNDESGRPGPIITSSCSLLPPAPSPPLDFIPLDLFEPMECMPMGPQITAVDIDQSPPSDDSDIFITKFEESIPLSDSD; this is encoded by the exons atgttttctGACGAGGAAATAAAAGAAAGCGGCCTGACGAGACCCGGTGATGAGCTTATAAG taTACACGAGGTATGCTTGGTTGACAAGTACGATAAGAAGGATTTTGGCTTTAACAGCGAACCGCTCTTATTTAATTCCGGTCGCAGTAAC TTGGACCACCTGCGTTTCTTCCGTGATGGTTTCCTAGAAGGTCTCGAGCAGCAGCAGGCCAGGTTCGCGTGGACGGAGGAAGACGGGAACATAGCGTCGCTGGTCTCCGCGCCGGGGTTTGGTACTGGAACGACCTTTGGGAAGGAGCTTGAAGCTGATCTTAGTAGTGATTTGAAG GAAGCTGATACTTCCAGTACGACAACAGGAAAGAACAGCAATGGACTTATTTTTACGCCAAAACCGTATGTCGAACCTAGCACTGTGTCGTCTACATCAGGAACAACTAATACAG acacGCAAAAACCGAAAGGCAAGAATGCCTGTAAAATTGATAAGAAAGATCCGCGATCGAGACTACACTTTGTGAAATATATTAAGAGACATGGACGAACTATAAAACTATGGGAATGCGGTattt gtagcCGCGAATTCCAACACCAGTACACGCTCATGCGGCACTTGCCGACGCACACGGACGAGCGCAACTACCACTGCGACGAGTGCTCCAAGAGCTTCCGGCAGCTGTCGACGCTCAGCCAACACCGAGCGATACACTCTGCCGAGCGGCCGTACGCGTGTGAG GTGTGCAACAAAACTTTCAACCGCGTGTCGACCCTGATCTCCCACCGCAAGACCCATTCCGACGAGAAGCCCTACCGGTGCCACATGTGTCCCAAGGGCTTCCATCAGAAAG GTAACCTCCGTAACCACCTGTTCACGCACACCAACGAACGTCCGTACCGCTGCAACATTTGCAACAAGGGCTTCAACCAGCAGTCCAATCTTGTGTGTCATAAGAATAAG GCACATCCTGATGAAAATGGGGAGACTATCAGCATTGATAAAATCTGGAGTCAGAATTATCGACAAAAAGCGACCAAGGCGAAACCGCATAAATCgag ACCACCATCAGAGCATTGCGAAGTATCCTCTTCAGTTGGGCCGTACATTCCACCGGAGTCGCTCAAATGGGATCAAAGTGACAGCGCCTGGAGCAACGGTGTGATAGTCGACCCGATAAAGACGTACCACATGGGCGTTGCCATGGCAACCAGGCAGACGCCGTTCGCTCTGCTGCAATCTGATAGTGGACTGCCAGTATTGGTTAAAGTCGTGGATACAAAGCTGCCTGGGGGTAAACAG ATGCTGGTTCCTGCGACAGCTGAGGATCTGCGCGTTGGCGGTAAAATTGTGATGAAGGAAGACGAATTTG ATTATATTGTGCAGGACGTAGACGTGGAAACGCTGCCAGCGGCGGGCGCGGTACAGATCCGCGTGCCCGTGGTGGCGACGGTGGTGCCGCGCATCCGGCCCGGCGGCGGGCTGCACCTCGCCGTGCGCGAGCCGCACACCGCCTACCGCGCGGCGCCACCCG GTGAGAATAACGGTGAACCATGCATAAGCATAAGCCAAGAGCCGCATACTTCGTCTTGCCATAAAATGCTGAATAATCTGAACACTAAAGAAACGAACAATAATAATGATGAATCTGGGAGACCAG GTCCCATAATAACGTCTTCATGCTCCTTGCTGCCACCAGCGCCTTCTCCGCCGTTGGATTTCATTCCTCTGGATTTGTTTGAGCCGATGGAGTGTATGCCTATGG GCCCTCAAATAACTGCGGTGGATATCGACCAATCTCCGCCATCTGATGACTCGGATATATTCATCACTAAATTTgag GAAAGCATTCCGCTCTCTGACTCTGATTAA